The following DNA comes from Pseudomonas sp. Tri1.
TCGGCGCCCAACATCCGCGCGCAAGCGGCACTCAACAAGCCGACGGGCCCGGCGCCGTAGATCGCGATACTCGAACCCTCGCCGATCCCAGTGTTGGTGACCGCTTGAAACGCGGTCGGCAAGATGTCCGAGAGGAACAGTACCTTTTCGTCCGACAGGGTCCCCGGCACCTTGAACGGCCCGGTATTGGCCTTTGGAACACGTACGTACTCGGCTTGGCCACCCGGTATGCCGCCGTACAGGTGGCTGAAACCGAAAAGCGCCGCGCCCGGTGCAATGGCCTTCTTGTTCAGGATCGCGCCAGGCCCGGTGTTGGTGGTTTCACAGGCGGCGAACAGATCCATCTGGCAGAAAAAACAGCTGCCGCAGGCGATCACGAACGGAATCACCACACGGTCGCCGGGTTGCACCGCAGTCACCGCTGAACCCGTTTCCTCGACGATCCCCATGAACTCATGTCCGAAGATATCACCGTGCTCGACGGCGGGGATTTTCCCGCGATAGAGGTGCAGGTCGGAACCGCAAATCGCCGTTGCGGTAACGCGCAGAATGATGTCGTCGCTGTCCACCAGGATGGGGTCGGCGACCGTATCGACTTTCACACTGTGGGCACCGTGATAGGTGAGTGCTCTCATGACGTCCTGCCTCTCTCGATAGTTGGTAAAGGGCAAAGGGGCGATTCCAGACGGAAGTTCACAGAGATGACGGGCCATGGGACTAGCGGTCGTTTTGTGCTGCGAGGGTACTTTTGGACGGGTTCTGGTAGCGTTGCCTGGGTGCTATCGCCGGCTTGTCCAGTAGCGAACGATAGCCTCATCTCGCCCCTGCACCGGATCCCTTTCGGGAAATGGCAGGGTGGCGATATTCGCCAGTTTGGCTTCGCTCGGTGCTTCACGGCAGATGTCGGCTTGTTGGCCGGGAGGGTAGGCGCCGACTACCAGAAAATTCTCGCTGGCGTGCAGTTGCAGTGGCCTGTACCGGCGGGGAGCAGCATCCGCAGGCTAAACCTGCTCGTACACTGTCACCCGGTTACGCCCGGTCTTCTTCGACGTATACAACGCCTGGTCCGCCCGGGCGATCAGGTCGGCGTGGCTGTTCGAGGGTTGGCTCAGGTCGGCCACTCCCAGGCTGATGGTGAAACGGATGCGCTGGTCGTTGTACACCACCTCCAGCGCCTCTACGGAGTGACGCATGCGTTCGGCGAAAGTGTGCGCACCAGTGCTGTCGGTATCCGAAAGCACCACGCCAAACTCTTCACCGCCATACCGGCCGACCACATCGGAGTCGCGCGCATGTTCGCGCAGCAGCCTGGCGACATGCTCGATGACCTTGTCGCCGGCCTGATGGCCGTAAGTGTCGTTGACTCGCTTGAAGTGATCGATGTCGAGCATCACCAGGCTCACCGCGTTGCCGTAGCGCTGGTGTCGAGCATAGGCGGCCCGCAGGCTTTCCTCCCAATGACCGCGGTTGTACAACCCCGTCAGTCGATCGGTACTGGAGAGTTGTTGCAGTTGCGCATTGGCGGCTTGCAGTTGATGCCGGTTGGTGGCGACGTCGGTGACGTCATAGATCACCAGGCAGATGTGGTTGATTTTGCTGTCGGGCGAGCGCAGCGGGAGCAGGGTGGTGTTCTGGTACATGAACTCTTCGCTGCCGGTGATCGGCTGATAGTTCTCGAACCGTACCAGATACGGACGTTGCTCCCACACCGTGAACGCTGGAGTGCCCAGGGTGGCGACGCTTTCCACCTTGCGACTGAACCACTGACGATCGATTTCGGGGAACAGGCTGAAAATAAGTTGATTGTGGGCATCCTTCGGCTGCACCCCGGAGCGGTTCTCCATGAAGGTGTTCCAGACCTGCACGCGGTAGTCGCGATCGAGCACCACCACGCCGACATCGATACTCTGAACGACGGCAAGCAACCAGTGAAATTCGTTCAGATCAATAGAATCGTTCATGGCTCAGTTCATCAAATAGGCGAGTTTGTGGGTCAACCGCTCGATGGAGTCTTCCGTGAACAGCAGCAATAGGTCGAAACGAATATCGTGCCCTTCCAGGCTGTAGCTGATTTCCACCGCCAGGGTCTTTTTCCAGCGCTTGCGGTTGACCCGGATCAGCTCATCAATCGCCGCGTGTTGGCCAAGAATCTGCGGGTGGCCCTGAGAGAATCCCACATCGATCTGTTCGGCAATGCTGGTCAGGCAAGCGCCGATCAGGACGCTGGAAAGGTCCAGCAGCATTTCCAGGTCGGAGTAGTCGCTGCTCTGACGTTGCATCAGTTGCGCGATGTCGGAGATTTCCGAGTCGTGAAACATCAGCAGGGCTTCACCCGCGATGCCACTGCCAATGAAACCCTGGCAGATAGCCGTGAGTTGCTGCGAGCTGCTGGCATCGTTCAGCGCCATATGCAACTCACCGACTTCGAGGATGTTCACATTGGGCACGGGCAGTTGCACAAAAACGCCCAATACCTTGGCGATCAGGGCGGCGGCCTGACCGATGGCGACATTGACTGTCTCGCGGAACACATCATGGAAACTGATGGCCGTGTGAGTGACCGAACGATTCTGCAGTGGCGTCTGGCCGGGTTTCGCCAATAGCCCCAATCGACTGAGGGTCTGGCGCAGCTCATTTTCGTCGAAAGGTTTTTTCAGGAATGCCAGTGCACCCAGCTCATGCACGCGGCGCACTGCTTCTTCCTGCACGTCACCGGAGATCACGATGACTTGCGCCTTCAGGCCTTCGGCGCGCAATGCGCTCAATACCTGATAACCGTCCATTTCCGGCATGGTCAGGTCGAGCAACACCACCTGTCCCAACCCCTGGCGTATGGCGTCCATAGCCTGGCGGCCATTGGTGGCCTCGGTGACCGAAACCGGCCAGTCTGCGGGCAGCGCGCGTAATACCTGTTTACGGGCCATGTTGGAGTCGTCACACACCACTAGGGGAATCACTGACACAGAAGGCTCTCATCGGGGGGTGGATATCAGGGAAACTCTTACGTGCATCATGACATAGGGTAGCAAAGAGCACCTAATGCACAGGTTTTCCCGAGAGCGCCATCCAGCAACATAGGCGGCTTGTGGGGGGGCGGCCAAGGCTGCGCGCCTGGCATTGCGGCGCAGCGTGCTTGTACCGCGACAGATCGAGGCGCGCCTCTGTAGGCCGCTTGCCAACAGTGCTACAGTCCCGCGCTTTCAGGATGGGGCGTCATGGGCGCGTTGGCATCGCTTGCAATGATCGACCTCCCTTTCAGTGTCGTCGCCGATACGTTAATCCTGCGTATGCGATTTTTCATATGAAGCCTGCCGAGGAGTAGCGCTATCCCGGTATCCTCATAACCACTCAGCATCCATCGAAGTAGAAAACATGAATCGTCGTAAGAAAATAAATCAGTTGCTCAAGGCTCATGCCAAAAAGGCCAGTGCCAAATTGGCACCGGCCAGCAAGTCCAGGTACATCAGCAAAGCCGATCGATTGAAACTGGCCGCTGAAGCCAGCCCAGATGCGATCATCCTGCCTGAGGACTGACCCAGGCAGTTTTAAGGTTCTGGACGTTCGTAGTAAAAAAAGAGGTCGTAGTTGAACCAGCAGACGTTGTCCATGCGCCTGGAGCGCGTGGCGGAGCAGGTACCCATAGGCGCCCGCCTGGCCGATATCGGCTCGGATCACGCCTACCTGCCGGTGGCATTGATGCGCCGTGGCGCCATCGCGGCGGCGGTGGCGGGTGAGGTGGCATTGACGCCGTTTCGCTCGGCCCAACGCACCGTGGCTGAAAATGGCCTGGACGAGCAGATCAGCGTGCGCTTGGCCAACGGCCTGGCGGCGATCGAGCCGGGAGACGGGATTACGGCGATCAGCATCTGCGGCATGGGCGGCGAGACGATTCGCGACATCCTCGACAGCGGCAAGGCGTGCCTGAGCGGCCAGGAGCGCCTG
Coding sequences within:
- a CDS encoding zinc-dependent alcohol dehydrogenase produces the protein MRALTYHGAHSVKVDTVADPILVDSDDIILRVTATAICGSDLHLYRGKIPAVEHGDIFGHEFMGIVEETGSAVTAVQPGDRVVIPFVIACGSCFFCQMDLFAACETTNTGPGAILNKKAIAPGAALFGFSHLYGGIPGGQAEYVRVPKANTGPFKVPGTLSDEKVLFLSDILPTAFQAVTNTGIGEGSSIAIYGAGPVGLLSAACARMLGADQIFMVDHHPYRLAYAQQTYGVIPINFDEDDDPADTIIRQTRGMRGVDGVVDAVGFEAKGSTTETVLATLKLEGSSGKALRQCIAAVRRGGVVSVPGVYAGFIHGFLFGDAFDKGLTFKMGQTHVQRYLPELLGHIETGRLSPEVIISHRMSLEQAAEGYKLFDKKQEDCRKVILTPGSPHVVLPEGDVPNGTMALT
- a CDS encoding diguanylate cyclase → MNDSIDLNEFHWLLAVVQSIDVGVVVLDRDYRVQVWNTFMENRSGVQPKDAHNQLIFSLFPEIDRQWFSRKVESVATLGTPAFTVWEQRPYLVRFENYQPITGSEEFMYQNTTLLPLRSPDSKINHICLVIYDVTDVATNRHQLQAANAQLQQLSSTDRLTGLYNRGHWEESLRAAYARHQRYGNAVSLVMLDIDHFKRVNDTYGHQAGDKVIEHVARLLREHARDSDVVGRYGGEEFGVVLSDTDSTGAHTFAERMRHSVEALEVVYNDQRIRFTISLGVADLSQPSNSHADLIARADQALYTSKKTGRNRVTVYEQV
- a CDS encoding response regulator, whose translation is MARKQVLRALPADWPVSVTEATNGRQAMDAIRQGLGQVVLLDLTMPEMDGYQVLSALRAEGLKAQVIVISGDVQEEAVRRVHELGALAFLKKPFDENELRQTLSRLGLLAKPGQTPLQNRSVTHTAISFHDVFRETVNVAIGQAAALIAKVLGVFVQLPVPNVNILEVGELHMALNDASSSQQLTAICQGFIGSGIAGEALLMFHDSEISDIAQLMQRQSSDYSDLEMLLDLSSVLIGACLTSIAEQIDVGFSQGHPQILGQHAAIDELIRVNRKRWKKTLAVEISYSLEGHDIRFDLLLLFTEDSIERLTHKLAYLMN
- a CDS encoding DUF2986 domain-containing protein, whose amino-acid sequence is MNRRKKINQLLKAHAKKASAKLAPASKSRYISKADRLKLAAEASPDAIILPED
- a CDS encoding tRNA (adenine(22)-N(1))-methyltransferase TrmK, whose product is MNQQTLSMRLERVAEQVPIGARLADIGSDHAYLPVALMRRGAIAAAVAGEVALTPFRSAQRTVAENGLDEQISVRLANGLAAIEPGDGITAISICGMGGETIRDILDSGKACLSGQERLILQPNGGEQPLRQWLMENRYRILCEQVLRENRFDYEIIVAEPDGPVSYTAEELYFGPLQMRARSPAFLAKWQRMLRLKQRTLADFARARQTVPEDKVQEVVRQARWITELLA